In the genome of Streptomyces sp. NBC_00433, the window ACGAGGACGACCTCACCGCCCGCCTCGCCGACGGCACCCTCACCCGCCTCGACACCGCCTTCTCCCGCGACCAGCGCTCCAAGGTCTACGTCCAGGACCGCATGCGCGAACACGGCCCCCTGCTGTGGTCCTGGCTCCAGGACGGCGCCCACCTCTACGTCTGCGGCGACGCCTCCCGTATGGCCAAGGACGTCGACGTCGCCCTCCACACCGTCGCCACCACCCACGGCGGCCTCGCCCCCGACGCGGCGACCGCGTACCTCAAGTCCCTGACCGTCGAGAAGCGCTACGCCCGCGACATCTACTGACCCCCGGCGCACGCGGCGCACGCGGAGGCGGTCTCACCGGAACCCGTGGTCTTCCTGGTGCAGCCGTCGGCCTCCCGCCGCTGGACGGTGTCGCCCATGGTGGTCTCCGGTTCAGCCGGGCGTGACAGGAGCGGCGGGGTCCGGGGAGACGGGGACGCGGCCGTCCGCCGCCGCGGCGGCCAGAGCCCGGTGGTCGAGCTCGTTGCGGTCCGCGTAGGCGTCGGCGAATTCCGCCAGGGCGCGGTCGAGCAGCTCGCCGCCGCCCGCGTAGGCGGCCAGCGCGACGGGGTCGCCGGAGCGGGCGTGCGCGCGGGCCAGGGAGGCGCCGCAGACCCGGGCGAAGAGCCGCAGCATCGTGGGGGTCATGGTGTCGGGCTGAGCGATGCCCTTCCAGTCGCGCAACTGCCGCACGTAGAAGTCCCGTTGCCGGCCGTCGAAGCCGGTCACGCGCTCCCAGCCGAGCAGGATGTCACCGGCGGACTGCATCAACCGCTGCCCGGCGACGACCCGTTGGCCCTGGTTGTCGTAGCGTGCCGCGCCGGCGTAGGGAGTCAGGACCGAGGGCCCCGCCTCCTTGGCCTGGAGCAGCAGCGGGTCCTCGTCGTCGCGGCCGACCGCGAGGATGACCCAGCAGCGGGTGCCGACACTGCCGACGCCGACGACCTTGCGCGCCATGTCCACCACCTGGAAGCGGTCGAGCAGCAGCCGCCGTTCGGCCGGCAGGCTCTGGCTGTAGCGGTGCAGCAGCTCGCGCAGCACCTCTTCCAGCCGCGCCCGCTTGTCGTCGGGCAGCAGGTCGCGCAGCGGGGTGATCAGCGGCGGGTCGGGGGTGATCCTGCGCCGCCCGTCCTCGACGCGGGTGAGCTTGTCGAAGGCCTGCGCGGTGGTTCTGCCGCGGGCCTTGGCGAGTGCCTTGCCGGTCCGCTTGCGCACGCTCGCGCCGGGCTGCTCCTTGGGCAGCAGCGACGCCAACTGGTCGCTGTCGTCCTGCGCGTACCAGATGTCGAGGGTGCCCATCCCGGCGAAGAGCTGCATGCGCTCGCGGTACGCCTCGACGGCGCCGCGGACGATCGCGGCACGCCGCTCGGCGCCGAAACCGCGGGCGCGGGCGGCGATCTCCAGGCTGGTCGCGAGCCGTTTGAGGTCCCATTCGAAGGGGCCGGGCAGTGTCTCGTCGAAGTCGTTGATGTCGAAGACGAGATGCCGCTCGGGGGAGGCGAGCAGGCGGAAGTTCAGCAGGTGCGCGTCCCCGCACAGCTGGGCGGTGAGCCCGGTGTGCGGTGCCGTTCCGAGGTCGGCGGCCATGATGCCGGCGGCGCCGCGGTAGAAGCGGAAGGGCGACTCCAGCATGCGGCTGTAGCGGATCGGCACCAGCTCGGGCAGCCGGTCAGCGGACTGCCGTTCCAGCAGGCCGACCGGGTCGAAGCGCTTCTTGCCGGGGCTGAAGCGGGCCTGCGCCGACCGCGGCACGCGCCGCCGGGCCGCCTTGCCGTACGCGGCACGCTCGGCGGGGCTGCCGCGCGGGACGGCATTGCCAAGAGGGTCCTGGACTTCTTCAGGCATGTGCCCACCGCCCTTCGGTGCATCTATCCTCACCCCGACCCGCGGCCCCCGCCACGCGAGCGCCCCTCACGTACGGTGACGACCTCGTGACGGGACCCGCGTCCACCGATCGGTGGACGGAAGTGGGACCGCCCGGTCGTTCCCGGCGGGGCGCGGGCGCGGGATCGTGGTGCCATGACGGACGACGTGGTGAGGGTGCGGGGGCTTCGCAAGCGGTACGGCGGGGTCGACGCGGTGGACGGGGTGGATCTCGGCATCCGGCGCGGTGAGGTGTTCGGGATCCTGGGGCCCAACGGGGCCGGCAAGAGCACGACCGTGGAGATACTGCAGGGCCACCGGCGCCGCGACAGCGGCGAGGTCGCCGTGCTCGGGCAGGACCCGGACAGCGCCGACCGCCGATGGCGCTCGCGGGTCGGCATCGTGTGGCAGGACCAGTCGGCGGCCGCCGAGCTGACCGTCGCCGAGACCGTACGGCACTTCGCCCGCTACTACCCGCGGCCGCGCGACCCGGCCGAGGTCATCGACCTGGTGGGGCTGACCGACAAGGCGGGCAGCCGCACCAAGGCGCTGTCCGGCGGGCAGCGCAGGCGGCTCGACGTGGCGCTCGGCGTGATCGGCGACCCCGAGCTGCTGCTGCTCGACGAGCCGACGACCGGCTTCGACCCGGTGGCGCGACGGCAGTTCTGGTCGCTGATCCGCAGCCTCGCCGACGAGGGCACCACGATCGTCCTCACCACCCACTACTTGGACGAGGCCGAGGCGCTGACCGACCGGCTCGCGGTCATCGCGGCCGGCAAGGTCGTCGCGGAGGGCGAGGCCGGCTCGCTCGGCGGGCGCGCGCAGGCCAGGGCGACCGTGCACTGGGCGGAGCCGGACGGCACCGCACGCAGCGAGGAGACCGACACCCCGACCCGCACGGTCGCGGAGCTGACCGGCCGCTTCGACGGCGAGATACCCGAACTGCGGGTCACCCGCCCCACGTTGGAGGACATCTACCTGCGGCTCATCGGATCGGAGGACAAGTGACCGCCGGAACCGCCGCCGCGACGGCGCTCGACCCCGTGCGGGACGACCGCACCGCACGGCTGCCCGGGGCCTGGCGCCTGGGCCTGCTGCGCGGGGCGATGGAGATCCGGATGTTCTTCCGGCTGCGCGAGCAGGTGGTCTTCACCTTCGCCTTCCCCATCGTCTTCCTCTTCCTCTTCGCCTCGATCTTCCACGACGACATGGCCGGCACCGGCTCCACCGCGTCGCAGTACTACGTGGCGTCGATGACGGCGGCAGGCATCATGTCCACCAGCTTCCAGTCGCTCGGCATCTCCATCGCGATCGAACGCGACGACAAGGTGCTGCGCAGGCTGCGCGGCACCCCGATGCCGCCGGCCGCGTACTTCCTCGGCAAGATATGGCTGGTGCTGGTCACCGGCCTGCTGGAGACGGCCGCCCTGCTGGTCTTCGGCGCCACCGTCTACGACGTCGACCTGCCGTCCGACGCGTCCGGCTGGCTCACCCTCGGCTGGATCTTCGTGCTCGGCATCACCGGCTGCGCGCTGCTCGGCATCGCGATCAGCAGCGTGCCCAAGTCGGGCAAGAGCGCCACCTCCGTGGTCGTCCTGCCCTTCCTGGTCCTGCAGTTCATCTCCGGGGTGTACATCCTCATCGACACCGTGCCCGACTGGATGCTGACCATCGGGTCGTTCTTCCCGCTGAAGTGGATGTGCCAGGGCCTGCGCGGGGTGTTCCTGCCGGACGCGGCCGCCGCGCTGGAACCGGCGGGCAGTTGGGAATTCGGACGTATCGCGCTGGTGCTGGGCGCCTGGTGCGTCGGAGGATTGGTGCTGTGCATGCTGACCTTCCGCTGGAAGAGCCGGAGCGACGGCTGACCGGGACACCCCGGCCCGCCGCGGAAGGCCCCCGCGGCGGGCACGTCTGGGAGCGCACCTTCCTGCCCTGGGACGTCTACTTCGCGGTCGTGTGGATCGGCACGGTGCTCTTCGCGCTCGCCGCGGAGAGTCCGGGCATCGGCGTACGCGTCGTCGCCGCCTGCCTGTTCTGCCTGCCGGTGCCCTGGTACGCGTGGGTCGGCCGCCCGCTGCTGGTCGCGCAGTCCAGGACCACGGGCACCCGGCCCGCCGTGCGCTACCTCGTCGGCCTGGTGCTGCTCTTCCTGCCCCCCGCGGCGCTCGTCGGCGAGACCCGGCTCGCCACCTTCGCCCTCGTACCGCAGTGCTTCATGCTGCTGCGGGTGCGCGGCGCGCTCACCGCCGTCGCGGTCGTCAACATCACCCCGGTCGCCGCCTGGGCGCTGGTCCGGCGTCCCGACACCCACGACCTCTACTACAACTCCGTCTTCGCCGTCGTCACCCTGGCCTTCTCCGCGGTCGTCGGCAGCTGGATCATCCGCGTCCTGGAGCAGAGCGTCGAACGGGCCGACCTGGTCGCCGAGTTGGACGCCAGCCGCGGCGAGGTCGCCCGGCTGTCCGCGGAACGCGGCGCGCTGGCGGAACGCGAACGGATCTCCCGGGAGATCCACGACACCCTCGCGCAGGGCTTCACCAGCATCCTGATGCTCGTCCAGGCCGTCGAGACCGAACTGGGCGACGACCCCGCGCTGGCCCGCCGCCACCTCGCCCTCATGGCAGGCACCGCTCGGGAGAACCTGGCCGAGGCCCGTGCCCTCGTCGCCGGCAATGCCCCCGCCGGCCTGGACGGCGGCTCACTCCCCGACGCCCTGCGCCGCCTCGCCGCCCGCCACACCGAGCAGACCGGCGCGGCCGCCACCGTCGACATCACCGGACCCGTACGCGCCCTGCCCGCGGCCGTCGAGGTCGTCGCCCTGCGCAGCTGCCAGGAGGCCCTGGCCAACGCCCGCCGCCACGCGGGCCCCGCCGTCCCCGTCGCCCTCGACCTGCGGTACGCCGAGGACACCCTGCGGATCGCCGTACGCGACACCGGCCGCGGCTTCGACACCGCCGGGCCGCCGGGCACCGGCTACGGGCTGCCGGGACTGCGCGCCAGGGCCGCCGAGATGGGCGGCACCGCCGCCGTCGACAGCGCGCCCGGCCGCGGCACCGCGATCACCGTCACCCTGCCGCTCGCGGCCGCATCGAGGAGCACCCCGTGATCCGCATCCTGCTCGCCGACGACCACCCCGTCGTCCGCGAGGGCCTGCGCGCGATGCTCCATGCCGAGGCCGACCTCGACGTCGTCGGCGAGGCCGCCGGCGGCCCGCAGGCCGAGACGCTCGCCGCCGAACTCCTGCCCGACATCGTGCTGATGGACCTGCGCATGCCGGACGGCGGCGGCGTCGAGTCCATCGGCCGCATGACCGCGGCCGGGCTGCCCTGCCGGGTCATCGTGCTCACCACCTACGAGACCGACGGCGACATCCTCCGCGCCGTCGAAGCGGGCGCCGCCGGCTACCTCCTCAAGGACCTCGCCCGCGGCGAACTCGCCGACGCGGTCCGGGCCGCCGCCCGCGGCGAGACCGTCCTCGCCCCCTCGGTCGCCGCCCGCCTCGTCGACCGCCTCCGCGTCCGCCCCGAACGCCCCCACCTGTCCGACCGCGAGACCGCCGTCCTCCGCCTCGTCGCGGACGGCTGCACCAACGCGGAGATCGGCCGCCGGCTCTTCATCGGCGAGTCCACCGTCAAGACCCACCTCCTGCGCACCTTCACGAAACTCGGCGTCACCGACCGCACGGCTGCGGTGACTTCCGCCATGCGGTACGACTTGCTCTGAGCATGAGGGGGCTGCCGCTGCCCCGCCGCCGTGGTCGCGCTCGCAGTTCCCCGAGCCCCCAGGTGATGGCCCCTTGCGGTGCGGTGCTTGCCTGCGGCCCGGCGGGGGAGAAAGCAACGCCACCGCAAGTGGCAACCACCTGGGGGCGCGGGGAACTGCGCGACAAGCCACCCACACAGCGCAAGTGTGGAGTCCGGAACAGCACCCCGCAGGGAGTGGCACCGTATGGCACCCCCTCACGCGCGGAGCGCATACGCGTCGAGGGACCGGGCCGCCCGCCCGGTCACGTCCCGTACGGACGGGGAGACGACCGCATTCCCACCGGCCCGCAGCACGCGGAAGAGGGCCAGCTGCCACTCCACGGCCCGCGCCGGCACCCCGCCCTGCCGGAGCCGCGCCGCGAACGCGGCAGGATCCTGCGCCACGTACCGCAGCTCACCACCCCCAGAGCGCGCGAAGCGCACCCCGCGGCCGAGGACGGCGACAGCCTCGCCGTGCGTGAGCGCGGACGGTCCCGTCAGGTCGTAGACCTGGCCGCCGTGTCCGCCCGACGTGAGGGCGATCGCGGCGACCTCCCCGACATCCCTCGTGTCGACGAAGCTCACCGCCGCGTCCCCCGCGGGCAGCTCCAGCACGCCCCGCTCCCGCAACCCCTCGGCGAAGGCCCCGCCGAAGTTCTGCTGGAACCAGTTGGGCCGCAGCACGGTCCACTCCCGCCCCGACATCCGCACATCGTGCTCCCAGCTCGCCATCGGGACGAGCGAGGGCAACCGGTCGGCGCCCAGCACGGACAGCAGCACCACGCGCCGTATGTCGGCCGCGTCGGCGAGCAGCTGGTGCATGAGCAGCTCGGGCTCGGACTGCCAGACCGGGCCGACGACATAGAGGCCTTCCGCCCCTTCCAGCGCGGGCAGCCAGGTGGAGCGGTCGGACCAGTCGAAGCGGACCGGCTCGACGCCGGCGGCCGTCGCGGCGCCCGGCGTGCGGCTGGCCGCGCGGACCTTCGCGCCCCGCGCGGCAAGCGCGTCCACCACCGGCCTGCCGCTCTTCCCGGTGGCACCGATCACCAGCACGTTCATCACGTCAGCTCCTTCGCGTGTGCCTTGCGACGACGACACTATGTACCGAGCTTCGGATGATGAATGCCGCAGAATCCGGGATTCATGTCCGTGCGTCCTGTGGCGACGGCGCCGCCGCCGTAAAATGCCGCGCATGGACGTACTGGCCGACGCACTCGCCGCCATGCGCACCGGCCGGACGCGGTCGGCAGGCACCGAGGTCCGCGCGCCGTGGGGGCTGCGCTTCCCCGATGTCGGCGGCGCCACTTTCCACGTCGTCCTCGAGGGCGAGTGCTGGCTGCTGCCGCCGGAGGGCGCGGGCAGCGTACGGCTCGGCCCTGGTGACGCCGTTTTCCTGCGGCATGGCAGCCCGATGAGCCTCGCGGACGATCCGGCGACCGCGCTGACGGACTTCGTGCCGAGCGGCTGGGAGCCCGGCCAGACGATCGGCCGGGTGGAGATCGACGGTCCCGGGCCGCGCACGCTGCTGCTGTGCGGGGCCTATCCGCTGGGCCGGGCGCGGCCGCACCCGCTGATGGCCGAGCTGCCCGACCTCCTGCTCCTGCCGTGCAGCCCGCAGGGGCACCCGGCGCTGCACGCGGCGATCGGCCTGCTCGGCGCGGAGCTGGACGAGCCCAGGCCCGGCAGGGACGGCATCGTGCCGGCCCTGGTGGACGCCCTGCTGCTGTACATCCTGCGCGCCTGGCTCGCGGACCGGTCGGCCGAGGAGGCGCGGGGCCCGGGTCGGCAGGGGTGGGCGACGGCGCTGACCGACCCGGTGGTGGGCCCGGCGCTCGAAGCGATCCATGCCGAGCCGGCCCGCGCCTGGACGGTGGAGGAGCTGGGCGCCCGCGGCGGCCTGTCGCGCTCGGCGTTCGCCCGGCGTTTCACCGCCCTGGTGGGCACACCGCCGCTGACGTATCTGACCTGGTGGCGTATGACGGCCGCGGGCCGGCTGCTGCTGTCCGGCGACGCACCGCTGCGGGTGGTGGCGGAACAGGTCGGCTACAGCGCGGAATTCGCCTTCGCCAAGGCTTTCAAACGCGAGTACGGCATCGCGCCCGGCCGCTACCGCAGGTCCGCGGCGGCCGGCGGCTGAAGGGGCCGCGTACGCCGCGAGCCGCCTCGTCGGGACGAGGCGGCTCGCGGAAAGCGCGGGAATGCACCGGCGGCTACAGGCCGCCGGTGTAGAGCAGGCGGTTCGGGGAGCCCGCGCTGACGGTCAGCACATCGGCCGTGGCCTGGCCGGCGACCCAGTTGCGCACGTCCGCCGAGCTGGCCGAGGGGTTCTCCGCCTTGTAGAGCAGCGCGACACCGGCCGCGTGCGGGCTGGCCATCGAGGTGCCGTCCAGCGAGACGCTGCCGCCGCCGAGCTTGGCGGAGACGATGCCCTGGCCGGGCGCGTAGAGGGTCAGGCACTTGCCGAAGTTGCTGAAGCCCGTCTGCTGGTCACCGGAGTCGCTCGCGCCGACGGTCAAGGCGCCCGTGGCACTCGCGGGCGAGACGTCGCAGGCGTCGGCGGAGCTGTTGCCCGCGGCCACCACGGGCAGCACACCCGCGTCGGCCAGCGCGGTGGCGGCGTCGTTGACGGCGGGGGAGAAGGCGCCGCCGAGCGAGGCGTTCAGCACCGCGGGCTGCTTGGCGTTCTGCGTGACCCAGTCGAAGCCCGCGATGACCCCGGCCCAGCTGCCCTTGCCGGTGCAGTCGAGCACCCGGACGCTGACCAGGCTCGCCTGCGGCGCGACACCGTAGGTGGCGCCGCCGACCGTACCGGCGACATGCGTGCCGTGGCCCTGGCAGTCCTGCCCGTCGCGGCCG includes:
- a CDS encoding DUF2252 domain-containing protein, whose protein sequence is MPEEVQDPLGNAVPRGSPAERAAYGKAARRRVPRSAQARFSPGKKRFDPVGLLERQSADRLPELVPIRYSRMLESPFRFYRGAAGIMAADLGTAPHTGLTAQLCGDAHLLNFRLLASPERHLVFDINDFDETLPGPFEWDLKRLATSLEIAARARGFGAERRAAIVRGAVEAYRERMQLFAGMGTLDIWYAQDDSDQLASLLPKEQPGASVRKRTGKALAKARGRTTAQAFDKLTRVEDGRRRITPDPPLITPLRDLLPDDKRARLEEVLRELLHRYSQSLPAERRLLLDRFQVVDMARKVVGVGSVGTRCWVILAVGRDDEDPLLLQAKEAGPSVLTPYAGAARYDNQGQRVVAGQRLMQSAGDILLGWERVTGFDGRQRDFYVRQLRDWKGIAQPDTMTPTMLRLFARVCGASLARAHARSGDPVALAAYAGGGELLDRALAEFADAYADRNELDHRALAAAAADGRVPVSPDPAAPVTPG
- a CDS encoding ABC transporter ATP-binding protein — translated: MTDDVVRVRGLRKRYGGVDAVDGVDLGIRRGEVFGILGPNGAGKSTTVEILQGHRRRDSGEVAVLGQDPDSADRRWRSRVGIVWQDQSAAAELTVAETVRHFARYYPRPRDPAEVIDLVGLTDKAGSRTKALSGGQRRRLDVALGVIGDPELLLLDEPTTGFDPVARRQFWSLIRSLADEGTTIVLTTHYLDEAEALTDRLAVIAAGKVVAEGEAGSLGGRAQARATVHWAEPDGTARSEETDTPTRTVAELTGRFDGEIPELRVTRPTLEDIYLRLIGSEDK
- a CDS encoding ABC transporter permease, which encodes MEIRMFFRLREQVVFTFAFPIVFLFLFASIFHDDMAGTGSTASQYYVASMTAAGIMSTSFQSLGISIAIERDDKVLRRLRGTPMPPAAYFLGKIWLVLVTGLLETAALLVFGATVYDVDLPSDASGWLTLGWIFVLGITGCALLGIAISSVPKSGKSATSVVVLPFLVLQFISGVYILIDTVPDWMLTIGSFFPLKWMCQGLRGVFLPDAAAALEPAGSWEFGRIALVLGAWCVGGLVLCMLTFRWKSRSDG
- a CDS encoding sensor histidine kinase, which gives rise to MHADLPLEEPERRLTGTPRPAAEGPRGGHVWERTFLPWDVYFAVVWIGTVLFALAAESPGIGVRVVAACLFCLPVPWYAWVGRPLLVAQSRTTGTRPAVRYLVGLVLLFLPPAALVGETRLATFALVPQCFMLLRVRGALTAVAVVNITPVAAWALVRRPDTHDLYYNSVFAVVTLAFSAVVGSWIIRVLEQSVERADLVAELDASRGEVARLSAERGALAERERISREIHDTLAQGFTSILMLVQAVETELGDDPALARRHLALMAGTARENLAEARALVAGNAPAGLDGGSLPDALRRLAARHTEQTGAAATVDITGPVRALPAAVEVVALRSCQEALANARRHAGPAVPVALDLRYAEDTLRIAVRDTGRGFDTAGPPGTGYGLPGLRARAAEMGGTAAVDSAPGRGTAITVTLPLAAASRSTP
- a CDS encoding response regulator transcription factor, whose product is MIRILLADDHPVVREGLRAMLHAEADLDVVGEAAGGPQAETLAAELLPDIVLMDLRMPDGGGVESIGRMTAAGLPCRVIVLTTYETDGDILRAVEAGAAGYLLKDLARGELADAVRAAARGETVLAPSVAARLVDRLRVRPERPHLSDRETAVLRLVADGCTNAEIGRRLFIGESTVKTHLLRTFTKLGVTDRTAAVTSAMRYDLL
- a CDS encoding NAD(P)H-binding protein; this encodes MNVLVIGATGKSGRPVVDALAARGAKVRAASRTPGAATAAGVEPVRFDWSDRSTWLPALEGAEGLYVVGPVWQSEPELLMHQLLADAADIRRVVLLSVLGADRLPSLVPMASWEHDVRMSGREWTVLRPNWFQQNFGGAFAEGLRERGVLELPAGDAAVSFVDTRDVGEVAAIALTSGGHGGQVYDLTGPSALTHGEAVAVLGRGVRFARSGGGELRYVAQDPAAFAARLRQGGVPARAVEWQLALFRVLRAGGNAVVSPSVRDVTGRAARSLDAYALRA
- a CDS encoding AraC family transcriptional regulator, which gives rise to MDVLADALAAMRTGRTRSAGTEVRAPWGLRFPDVGGATFHVVLEGECWLLPPEGAGSVRLGPGDAVFLRHGSPMSLADDPATALTDFVPSGWEPGQTIGRVEIDGPGPRTLLLCGAYPLGRARPHPLMAELPDLLLLPCSPQGHPALHAAIGLLGAELDEPRPGRDGIVPALVDALLLYILRAWLADRSAEEARGPGRQGWATALTDPVVGPALEAIHAEPARAWTVEELGARGGLSRSAFARRFTALVGTPPLTYLTWWRMTAAGRLLLSGDAPLRVVAEQVGYSAEFAFAKAFKREYGIAPGRYRRSAAAGG
- a CDS encoding S8 family peptidase — encoded protein: MRFLARGLSAAALVLAPLTAAGTPAVAAIPLPTPAAALAPLRVHDDAIAGQYIVTVQKALDPSAMAQKTGLKPFFTYSSALRGFAITLNSTQLDAVRRMPGVEGVEENATVSAYDLAGTTGASAPAVDDSGVRAAAATWGLDRIDQHDLPLDRQFTTVRKGAGATAYIMDTGIDFGHSEFGGRAVPGFDAIGDGRDGQDCQGHGTHVAGTVGGATYGVAPQASLVSVRVLDCTGKGSWAGVIAGFDWVTQNAKQPAVLNASLGGAFSPAVNDAATALADAGVLPVVAAGNSSADACDVSPASATGALTVGASDSGDQQTGFSNFGKCLTLYAPGQGIVSAKLGGGSVSLDGTSMASPHAAGVALLYKAENPSASSADVRNWVAGQATADVLTVSAGSPNRLLYTGGL